CACCCGGGCATGTTCGGCTGCGGAACGTATGCGGCCCCCTCGGCGCCCAGCGTCTCACGCAGCCGGGCGACCCGCCGCATCTCCGGGTCGTCCTCGGGAGCGAAACCGTAGCCAGCCCAACAGAAGAACAGCTGCGAGTACGCGTCGCCCGCTGTCGGCACATGGTTGTCACGCTCGAGGACGCGTTCGATGGCCCCCAGCATCGACCGCGGGTCCTTCAGGAGCATCATGCCCTCGGCGTCGGCCTTCTCGGCTGCGGTCCATGCGGCCTCGCGGTGGTACCACGACAGGACCTCCGTGACCACGACCGCAAAGCCGTACAGCACGAGCGAGCCCGCACGCCAGTCGGTCTCGCGACGCCGGCCCAGGGGCATCGTGGCCGAGTCCTCATAGCGCACCGGCTCGTGACGCAGGTCGTAGTCGCGCATCGCCCAGATTGGCCCCATCAGCGCCGAGGAGGCCGTCGCCCACAACGTGTCCTGCGACACGACACGTGCGATCAGGTTCGCGAACACCGCACGCTGGTCGTCCACGCTGGTCTTTTCCAGCATCCCGCGTGTGACCCCGATACGGACCTTCTCGATCGACCTGCCGAGCACGAACGCGTTCACGCCCCGCGTGTCGATCACGTAGAAGCGAGGGGTGCACGGGAGCCCCGCCGCGATCGCCATGTCCCGCAGAGCGCTCTTGGTCGGCCGCAGCGTTCCGCCCTTGGGCATCTGCGCGCCGAGCTTGCGCAGCAGCCGCGTCTCAGCGTGCAGCAGACGCTCCACCGACCATGCCCAGGACGCGACCACCGACGCGACACCCAGGATGATCGCGACCACGGCAAGCACCTGACGCCCCGACTCCGTGGTGACTGAACGGACGACCTCGCCCGAGAAGACGGCCACCATGCCACCGCCGAGTGCTGCCGCTGCAGCGAGCGCCACGAACAGCGTGACGGCGGCCAGAGTGGTGAAGACCAGCATGAACGCGGCGAAACGCCGGTGGTTGCGGGCGATACGCGTCTGCAGCGGCTCGATCC
The sequence above is drawn from the Anaerosoma tenue genome and encodes:
- a CDS encoding M48 family metallopeptidase, yielding MARRPSPALADAVASGVRVTRIEPLQTRIARNHRRFAAFMLVFTTLAAVTLFVALAAAAALGGGMVAVFSGEVVRSVTTESGRQVLAVVAIILGVASVVASWAWSVERLLHAETRLLRKLGAQMPKGGTLRPTKSALRDMAIAAGLPCTPRFYVIDTRGVNAFVLGRSIEKVRIGVTRGMLEKTSVDDQRAVFANLIARVVSQDTLWATASSALMGPIWAMRDYDLRHEPVRYEDSATMPLGRRRETDWRAGSLVLYGFAVVVTEVLSWYHREAAWTAAEKADAEGMMLLKDPRSMLGAIERVLERDNHVPTAGDAYSQLFFCWAGYGFAPEDDPEMRRVARLRETLGAEGAAYVPQPNMPGWPAAPVAPRIELQEGFERDGAGMYDS